The following nucleotide sequence is from Terriglobia bacterium.
CAGCCGACACCCTTTAAACGGTCGGTGGCCGATTGTTCCTGCATCAACGACAGCGCGACCATCTGCCGTGTTTGATGGAGTTCGCTTTGCAACTCTGCCAGTTCCGGATTCCGGGCCGGCGGCGTATGCATCCGATATCCGACTCCAATACCGATGACCAGCAAGGCCGCCGCGGCTGCAAACTCCAGAACAGGCCGCCGCCAGTTGTGGACAGGCCGCCGCAGTCCTTCCTCATATGCGGCGAGCATCACGTCGAACCGGGCTTGCAGTTCCGCCGTGGGCTCCGTGGCAGGAGCATTTTCAAGCTGCATCCAGAGCGATTTCAGTTCATCCAGTTCGGCGCGGCAGGCTGCGCACGAAGACAGGTGTTCAACGATCTCGAGGGGAGCCGGCGCTTCGACCCTGGCGATCACATAATCCGCAAACTGTTCACGGACTTCTTCACATTGCATGGTGGTTTCTCATTCGAAAGTTTGAAAAAAATATCCCGCAACTCTTTGATGGCGCGGAAGACGCGCACCTTTATTGTCGATACTTCGCAGCCGAGCATTTCCGCGATCTGTTCGTATTTCATGTCCTGGTAGCGGCTCAGGATGAGAACCTCCCGCTTTTCGGGCGCCAACTTCAGCAGTGCGCACTCCAGCAGGAATACCTGTTGTTCCTGCTCCAGGTCGTCGCCGGGCATTCCGAAGCGGCTTTGCGGTTCTGTGTCGCGGTCTTCGGCCGGGAGGGTCCCGGTATGATGCTTCCGGTAGTAATCAATCCTCGCGTTTCGCGCGATATGAAACATCCAGGCCTTGAAACGGCTTTCATCCCGAAACGTCCCGCGGTACTTCAAAATCCTGAAAAAGACATCCTGTACAAGGTCTTCTGCGGCCGCCCGGCTGCCGGTCAACTTTGCAAAAAAATCGAACAGCAAGCGGTGGTGCCGGTCGAAGAGGAAGGCCAGTTTGCCAACCTCGCCGTTTCTGACGGCCAGCATCAGGTTTTCGTCGGTCTCGTGCATTCAGATAGTTAAAACTCGATAGCTCTGAAAAGGTTACTCACACGAAAGGGGAAGGAACACAAGAAGCACAAGAGGCACAAGAAAAGCGCGGCTTTCTTGTGCTTCTTGTGCTTCTTGTGTTCCTTCCCTTCCTCTACCCGGACCGGATCTGGCCGGTTCAGTGATACAGTCACCACGAGATGGCCTCGGTGAACGCGCTCATTGAGAAGTTGTTGGAGTGTCCCCCTGCGAGCGTGTCCGAAGCGGGCGACCAGCTTCTCGATCAGCTGTCCAGCCGGCAACTCCAACGTGATCATTTCCTTAGCGACCCGCTTGCGCTTGTGGGGCCGCCTTATTTCGCATCGCGATACCTGGCCCAGGTCGCCTTGCGAGCCCTCCGTGGGGAATACGATACAACCGAAGAAGTGCTGGCGAGTCTCCATGCACTGATCGAACGAAATCCTCCGATCCTCGAACGCCGCCGCGATGCCGATACCGGCCGGGTGGTATTGCCGGAAGCGAAGGTTCTGGACCTGCGAAGCCCCAGGCAGGCCGAACCGGGCATCTGGGAGTCTTCGATAGACGCGCTTGTCACGTCCGGGCCCCTGCGTGATCAGGACATCCATATCCGGATCCGGTCGAATCAAAACCGCACGGCCTGCTTTCTGGTTCCTCATCTCTGGACTCATTGTTCGTTCGCCGCGTACAACCTGGTGCCCGGTGAAGGCAACGCATTCGATGCATGCCCGGAAACCTTCCTGGTCCTGGAGCCCATGCGCCAGGTGAACGCGACCACAATCGCACGCAGCCTGCACTGCACGAAGCCGCAATTCGATCAGATGCGCCGGGGAAAAGGCGATGTTACGGTTCAGACGCTCAAGGGGCAACTGGTGCATGCGCTTTTCGATCGCATGCTGGAAGGCGCGGCCGATCTCGAATCGGAATACCGCGCGGTCTTGCCGGGGTATCTCGTTCCTCTGGCATCTGTAACGGATGAGTTCTTCGATGAAAACATGTTTCGGGCGGATGTGCTGCGGCACACGTCCTCCCTGAAAGAGTTTATCGAGCGCAATCCGCACCTGCTCGAGCACACGCAAATCGAATTGAAACGATATTCGGCCACGATCGGCATCCAGGGACGCATCGACGCCGTGTTCCGGGAAGGGAACCGGCTGGATATCCTGGAACTGAAAACCGGCGCCCGCATCCGTCCGGAGGACCATGCTCAGCTCTTCATCTACAGGCTGCTGCTTTCGGATCTGATTCGCCGCTGGCAACGGAGCGATGGCCAGGACGTCGAGATCACCAGCCGCCTGCTGTCTTCGGTCGACGGAACGTTTGCGCCGCTGCGCGTGATGACGGACTTCTATCAGGTACTGGATGCGCGCAACAAG
It contains:
- a CDS encoding HEAT repeat domain-containing protein → MQCEEVREQFADYVIARVEAPAPLEIVEHLSSCAACRAELDELKSLWMQLENAPATEPTAELQARFDVMLAAYEEGLRRPVHNWRRPVLEFAAAAALLVIGIGVGYRMHTPPARNPELAELQSELHQTRQMVALSLMQEQSATDRLKGVGWSYRLQEPGADVLQALLDTLMHDSNVNVRLATVDALRQFGNQPVVRRGIVDAMTRQEAPMVQIALIDLAVDLKEKESVGSLQQLTQDHNIDPAVRDRAEKGLEQLR
- a CDS encoding RNA polymerase sigma factor, whose amino-acid sequence is MHETDENLMLAVRNGEVGKLAFLFDRHHRLLFDFFAKLTGSRAAAEDLVQDVFFRILKYRGTFRDESRFKAWMFHIARNARIDYYRKHHTGTLPAEDRDTEPQSRFGMPGDDLEQEQQVFLLECALLKLAPEKREVLILSRYQDMKYEQIAEMLGCEVSTIKVRVFRAIKELRDIFFKLSNEKPPCNVKKSVNSLRIM